A DNA window from Camelina sativa cultivar DH55 chromosome 17, Cs, whole genome shotgun sequence contains the following coding sequences:
- the LOC104755880 gene encoding pyrophosphate-energized vacuolar membrane proton pump 1, whose translation MVASALLPELWTEILVPVCAVVGILFSLFQWYVVSRVKLTSDLGASSSAGKNGHEDYLIEEEEGVNDQSVVAKCAEIQTAISEGATSFLFTEYKYVGVFMIFFAGVIFVFLGSVEGFSTENKACTYDAKRVCKPALATAAFSTIAFVLGAVTSVLSGFLGMKIATYANARTTLEARKGVGKAFIVAFRSGAVMGFLLAASGLLVLYITINVFKIYYGDDWEGLFEAITGYGLGGSSMALFGRVGGGIYTKAADVGADLVGKIERNIPEDDPRNPAVIADNVGDNVGDIAGMGSDLFGSYAEASCAALVVASISSFGNNHDFTAMCYPLLISSMGILVCLITTLFATDFFEIKVVKEIEPALKNQLIISTVIMTVGIAIVSWVGLPSSFTIFNFGAQKVVKNWQLFLCVCVGLWAGLIIGFVTEYYTSNAYSPVQDVADSCRTGAATNVIFGLALGYKSVIIPIFAIAISIFVSFSFAAMYGVAVAALGMLSTIATGLAIDAYGPISDNAGGIAEMAGMSHRIRERTDALDAAGNTTAAIGKGFAIGSAALVSLALFGAFVSRAGIHTVDVLTPKVIIGLLVGAMLPYWFSAMTMKSVGSAALKMVEEVRRQFNTIPGLMEGTAKPDYATCVKISTDASIKEMIPPGCLVMLTPLIVGFFFGVETLSGVLAGSLVSGVQIAISASNTGGAWDNAKKYIEAGVSEHAKSLGPKGSEPHKAAVIGDTIGDPLKDTSGPSLNILIKLMAVESLVFAPFFATHGGILFKYL comes from the exons ATGGTCGCGAGTGCTTTACTACCGGAGCTCTGGACGGAGATCCTTGTGCCGGTTTGTGCGGTTGTCGGTATCTTGTTTTCGCTCTTCCAATGGTACGTTGTCTCACGTGTGAAGCTCACCTCTGACCTCGGCGCATCGTCCTCTGCTGGGAAGAATGGTCACGAAGATTATCTAATCGAGGAAGAGGAAGGTGTTAATGACCAAAGTGTTGTCGCTAAGTGCGCTGAGATTCAGACTGCTATCTCTGAAG GTGCAACTTCGTTCTTGTTCACCGAGTACAAATACGTTGGTGTCTTCATGATATTCTTTGCTGGTGTTATCTTTGTTTTCCTCGGCTCTGTTGAGGGATTCAGCACTGAGAACAAGGCTTGTACTTACGACGCCAAAAGAGTTTGCAAGCCTGCATTGGCTACTGCAGCTTTCAGCACTATTGCTTTCGTGCTTGGTGCTGTCACCTCTGTTCTCTCTGGTTTCCTTGGTATGAAGATTGCCACGTACGCCAATGCTAGGACCACCTTAGAAGCGAGAAAAGGTGTTGGAAAGGCCTTTATTGTTGCCTTCAGGTCTGGTGCTGTCATGGGTTTCCTTCTTGCTGCCAGTGGTTTGTTGGTGCTTTACATTACTATCAATGTGTTCAAGATCTATTACGGAGATGACTGGGAAGGTCTTTTTGAGGCTATTACTGGTTATGGGCTTGGTGGATCTTCCATGGCTCTCTTTGGCCGTGTTGGTGGTGGGATCTACACCAAGGCAGCTGATGTCGGCGCTGACCTTGTCGGTAAAATTGAGAGGAATATTCCTGAAGACGATCCAAGGAACCCAGCT GTTATCGCTGATAATGTGGGTGACAATGTTGGTGACATTGCTGGTATGGGATCTGATCTCTTTGGGTCATATGCTGAAGCATCATGTGCTGCTCTTGTTGTTGcttctatctcttcttttgGAAACAACCACGATTTCACTGCCATGTGCTACCCATTGCTCATCAGTTCAATGGGAATCTTGGTCTGTTTGATCACCACTCTCTTTGCCACCGACTTCTTTGAGATTAAGGTCgtcaaggagattgaaccgGCATTGAAGAATCAGCTCATCATCTCAACTGTTATTATGACTGTTGGAATTGCTATTGTGTCATGGGTTGGCTTGCCTTCCTCCTTCACAATCTTCAACTTTGGAGCACAAAAAGTTGTGAAGAACTG GCAACTATTCCTGTGCGTTTGTGTTGGTCTTTGGGCTGGACTCATTATTGGTTTCGTCACCGAATACTACACTAGCAACGCTTACAG CCCCGTCCAAGATGTTGCAGATTCATGCAGAACTGGAGCTGCCACCAATGTTATATTCGGACTTGCTCTTGGTTACAAATCCGTCATTATTCCAATCTTTGCTATTGCTATCAGTATATTCGTTAGTTTCAGCTTTGCTGCTATGTATGGTGTTGCTGTTGCCGCTCTTGGTATGCTCAGTACCATTGCCACTGGTTTGGCAATTGATGCTTACGGTCCCATCAGTGACAATGCTGGTGGTATTGCTGAAATGGCTGGAATGAGCCACCGCATCCGTGAAAGAACCGATGCTCTTGATGCTGCTGGAAACACCACTGCTGCTATTGGAAAG GGATTTGCCATCGGGTCTGCTGCCCTTGTCTCCTTGGCTCTTTTCGGTGCCTTTGTGAGCCGTGCAGGAATCCACACCGTAGATGTTTTGACCCCTAAGGTTATCATTGGGCTGCTTGTCGGTGCCATGCTTCCTTACTGGTTCTCTGCCATGACAATGAAGAGTGTGGGAAGTGCAGCTCTTAAGATGGTTGAAGAAGTTCGCAGGCAGTTCAACACCATCCCTGGACTCATGGAAGGTACCGCAAAACCCGACTACGCCACATGTGTCAAGATCTCCACCGATGCTTCCATCAAGGAAATGATTCCTCCTGGTTGCCTTGTCATGCTCACACCACTCATTGTTGGATTCTTCTTTGGTGTTGAGACCCTCTCTGGTGTTCTCGCCGGATCTCTTGTCTCCGGTGTTCAG ATTGCCATATCAGCATCCAACACTGGTGGCGCATGGGACAATGCCAAGAAATACATCGAG GCGGGTGTATCAGAGCACGCAAAGAGCCTCGGGCCAAAGGGTTCAGAGCCACACAAGGCAGCTGTCATTGGTGACACAATTGGAGACCCATTGAAGGATACCTCAGGACCTTCATTGAACATCCTCATCAAGCTCATGGCTGTCGAGTCTCTTGTCTTTGCTCCCTTCTTTGCCACTCACGGTGGTATCCTTTTCAAGTACCTCTAA